In Malus sylvestris chromosome 2, drMalSylv7.2, whole genome shotgun sequence, the genomic stretch AATTGTTAGACAAGGAGCATCAGATGAACAAGTAGTTCCTGATCAAATACAATCTCCCCCAGATGGGCCTGCAGTTGTTGAAGTTCAGCTTGTGGACACTGATGAAACCCAAGCAGAAGCTATTGATAAGTTAGATCCAAGCGTGGTTGCTAGTAAGAACCAGACTGCAGCTGAGTTAGTTGAGGGTAACAGTCATAAGCATAGTCCTGAAACCTCTGGAGAAGGAGTCACGATTCAGACGGATCTCCCAGACGAATCTACAGTTGCGGAAGTTCGGGTTGCAGATGCTGATGAACCTGTGGATTCAAAGGTAtgtaacaaaatataaattctgGTTAATGACTTGCTCTGCGCCAGAAATGTTTTGAATGCAGTTGAATATAATTCCTGTTTGTTTCTCTGATATAAATTTTTTGGGCAGTTAGCTATTTATTTAGAGCTGGTAAACAATCTGTATGATGAAGCAGAGAGAGTTTGGAAAGATTCTCTTAGTTTATTTTACACATGTAAAATGTGAAGGAAAAGAATTTTATAATTattggaaagaaaataaaaacgatTTAATATTAATGATAGCATGTAGAGAGTATCGATGATGTGCAAACTCCACATAAAATTAAATCTTTTTAAACTGCCTTTTGGTGCTCATCTTTTTCCTCCCGAGATACTTATGAGTTCACCCACTAAGGATCGTTTATAGCTGTACTTACAGGATGCAAAAGAAACAGAGAAAACAGTTGAAAAAGTTTTGGTTGACACATCAAACTTGGATCATTTTGTTGGCAAACCTGTCTTCCATGCTGAACGAATCTATGATCAGACCCCGGTTGGAGTTGTTATGGGTCTTGCTTGGACTGCCATGGGTGGTTCTACATTGTATATAGAGACCACTCAGATTGAGGAAAAAGAGGGTAAAGGATCCCTTCATGTCACTGGCCAACTTGGTGATGTTATGAAAGAAAGTACCCAAATTGCACATACTGTTGCCAGAGCTATATTGCTCGATAAAGAGCCTGATAGCACTTTCTTTGCAAATTCCAAGCTTCATCTCCATGTTCCTGCTGGGGCCACACCAAAGGATGGTCCTAGTGCTGGTTGCACCATGATCACTTCCATGCTGTCCGTTGCCATGAAGAAGCCTATCAGGAGGGATTTAGCAATGACAGGAGAAGTAACACTAACTGGGAGGATCCTTCCAATAGGCGGGGTATGTtaatcaactctctctctctcatacatACATAGAAGTAACAAACTGTAAAAAATCTCGACAAACAAGCATTAAATCCGATTTTGGTcgatgctctctctctctctctcacacacacacacccactcACATTCACACACCTATATAGTTCTTATGATTTAAGTTACaggatttctttttattttctgtatGCTTCAGGGAGGTGTACTCTTGGTTACCTCATGGTGAATTTTCAAGCAACATGCTTGCGTTTTTTCAGTGTTTTGTGTtactaaatttcatttttgtaaaCCATTTAGGTTAAGGAGAAAACGATAGCAGCAAGGAGGAGCGAAGTGAAGACCATCATATTCCCTGCAGCAAACAGGAGGGATTTCGACGAGCTTGCCCCTAATGTAAAAGAAGGTCTTGATGTTCATTTTGTAGATGACTACAGTCAGATATTCAATTTGGCTTTCGGTGATGACCAGAATTAGGAAAAATATAATCCGTTCTTCCTCACTAAGTCTTAGTGTAGAACTTCAATATACTGCACATTACGGGTGAGAAATACCAGTTCAATTTCGCAACGATTACATTGAAATCCTTCACTTCAATTGTTTGACACAAATTCAAAACTAATACATACGTCTCCAATCTCCTAAAAACCTTTATTTGATTTTCAGACGACAAAGGTTTCCAATTTTTCAatccaatattttgaaatcgatttttctttccatttccggGACATTCGGAGTTCTATGCTACTATTGTGTCCATGCCTCCTTGATTTTAagtctttttctttgtcaccAGTCACGACCAGCATGGGATTGAGATGGATGCCATACCAAAAGCATCGAAATAGTGCTAAGATGCAACCAATTAAGGTAATTAATttgcatattttgaggaagagaTTTATTGTGGTGGAAATGGAATCGATATCCTTGGCATTGGTGGGTGTGTAGTAGTTCCATCCGTGTAGACATCCAACCTAAGAGCGTGGGAGTGAGGGCAACTTGAGAGGAACAAGTCATTGGATGCCGTCGTAATCACAAACAAAATGGAAGTCAATTTTGATGTATagttaagataaaaaaaataaaaaaaaacactagaTCGGTATTgaaggagagtttgaactcAGAATACAATGTGTTGTACGTATATATTTTATTACAAGCGatatttatattcaaaagtacTCTAAAGGGTGGGGGTAGAGTTTGAACATCAGATCAGATGCAATGGATTGAATAGTAATGTTTTAACTAGCTGGCCAATCCACATTTGTAATATAAAATTCTTGTTCAAATGTAATGATTGTAAAGGTGAGGCTGGTCAATTGACGTTGTACAAAATGATTATTTAAatctcagaaaaaaaaaatagaattttttagttttaaaatatGAGAGTGCGTTTCGAATCAAAACATGAATTTCTAAGAATTTTTTTGTACAATTGACTGTCAACACTAGTTACGCAATGATTCCACTAAAAAGTGTCTTGATACTATACCTGGAAAATGGTcattttttacattttcaatCTAATCAATTTCTTATCAAATTCAgggctggtttgatattgctgtgctttgaaaaaaaaaaactgctgtgagaataagtggctgtgctatgagaataaacggctgtgctgcgagaataagcggctgtgctgtgagaataagcggctgtgaaataaatcagcagagtgtttggtaaactttttttgtaaaagtgcttttggaaagaaaaaaaacagtctgatagtgggtcttttcattaaaggagcattgtaactccgtgtgctttgaaaaaaaaaaaccagttttccaaagctgcaaatagctgcttcagctttttcctttgatttcagcttattctcacagcagcttccaaaataagccattttttttagtttttaccaaacacctaaaaccctcacagcttttttcatgggtgcttttttttaagcacctcactcccaaaccacctctCAATGTACCTAAATCCTAAACCCTCAATGATTCCACTAAAAAAATGTATTGGTACTATACCGGGAAAACGGTCATTTTTAACATTTCCAATCTAATCAATTTCTTATCAAATTCAAtgtacctaaaccctaaaccctaaaccctcaatgGCGTGGATTTTCTAGTTCggctaagttttttttttttttttttccgtttgaGTTTTGTCATTTTTGGGATCATTGTTTTTGTTGCCTTATTAGACTCGGTGCCTTATTGCCTTAGTTGTATTGTAGGAACTTTGGGAGTTTTCTAGCgaaatttgatattttgataaataaaaatcaaatgataaagaaaaatattcATGTTCTATAATATATTTATTAAACATGATTCCATCAGATGACATCAATTGAATCTTGAACACCCCAATTTCATTCTCAatcaaattgttatttttaatgctttaaacatatatattttcttaTTACAAGCGATTTACTATTCTAAGctataataaagaaaaaatgaatGTTTAAACTCGAGATGTAGTGGTAACTTAGTATTACAATTTTGTGATATTTTTGTGCACTTATATTTAAAGATATTAAGCTCGATTCTCATTGATGATGTGTTTTAACCAAATTATTACGACAAACCAATTATATAGCTTAGCGCAATTCTCTCACTTTCTTAGTTTAAAAATATATAGTTATattcaaaaaaccaaaacacTCGATTATACAAAAATGTTTTACTCACCAGAGCAATCAACCACTTGTTTTGGCTTTTTTGTGTGGGCTCTTGAGGtctaatgttttgttttgtatttatgTTGTTGGTGGACCTCTTTGTAATTTTGCTTGGCCTTTGGTCCTGGAATAATATGtctagttttccaaaaaaaaagaaaagaaaatgtatataagacaaaaagaaaaaggaaaacagtGAAAAGGTCGGtgggttttctttttttgtttgttggagTGAAAAGGCACGTAAGCAGTGACGGATCCAGGATTTTAAGTTTGGGGGGTCCCATTAATAaaggtaaaaaaatttatagacaaaattaacattgaaaagttaaatataatacatttcattcaaaaatcATACGCAAAACAACATTACAAGCTATAAAATCCTAATTTGAGCGTCCACGACGGGGTTTCATAGTCTGAAAATATTCTATGATAGCTTCATTACCAATACATGAAAAAACATCATTAAGCCATCTTTCTCAATGACCAAATAGATGGTGCTATCAGCTTTgacttgaaaaatctctcaacatttttttatttctaaactacacatttaacaaaaaaaaaaaaaatagaaaaaatataccAATTGTTAAAAAGGgtcctattttcttttttctccgtGCGCGGTCTAagtggatttaagtaaatttattatatacctAGTATTTTGGTGAATTTAAGGTATAAGATAAAAGTTCAAATAATTACAAGTTCATAGTAATTTACATAATATTTTTAAAGATCATATTgatttatattgaattttaagacaaataagTGTGTTAAATATGTGGGTGTAGAAAGTAAAATGAGGCACTAGACGCGTAAGGAGGGGAGCCACACcaattaacaaaaatatacaCCTAGGGACTGACAacccattttcattttttggaaAGATCAAGTTGATGCTAGCTATCGGAATGTGATTGGaccaattaaaaaaatcaataaaatggGAAAGTTTGAGGGTGGTCACGTGGGAATGAAAGGATGAGAGAGAAACTCATTtaatcatcttcttcctctcgcAAGAACAGACCTACCAACCCAGAAATTACAAAACACATTGCACATACCTTGTGTTCGAGTACGAGGGGTCCCCAAAAATTTTCTAGCAGCGATTTAGGGTCGTCGAAGGGTCCTGGGACCTTCCAGGTCCCTCTGTAGATCCGCCACTGCACGTAAGTAGTGGAATTCATCAATTACATTGGATAGCCGACCAAAAACCAATAAAAGGACCATAAATAATTAGATATCATTTACAATTTATTTGtgtgagaataaaaaaaaataattattacttacacttcaaaaattttattttacatttcaaaaaattttataaataaaaataaaatatatttttaaagagtataaaataagatttttaaaaaggaaaactaatgaaaatgacttgaaaattttgagttttaacgataaggacaaaataaagggtaaaatgaatagtatcaggattgactttttagtgtaaaaatatgatttttcgttaaattgaACAGTATcttgagtttttcgttaaaatttcctttttaaaatcctaataataattttctaaaaattttaaGTAAAGAAACCAAATATAAAAGGCCACTTACAGTTGTACAGAAAAAGACAGAAAAGAAGGAGCCAGAACCTCAATACCCAGTTTGTCAAATCGACAAAATCCCCATActtttctctctcctctgaTCCAAAACTCcaatctctctcctcctccttctccaccTCCGCCCACGCCAAGGTCTCTCCCTCCTCtctctaaatatatatatatatctgtttTGTAGGAGTTTTATACTTCAACTACTGGAAACGACTGTTACATTTGTTTACTTGTTCAATCTttcatttgtgttttttttttttgttctgttgGGGTTGTGGGTTTCCTGTTTTGTTGTCAAAGGAATGAACTTTGTAGTTGGTTTTATCAATCCTATCCTATGTATGTACATTGAATGTCTGAATTCCTTTGTTCTGGTTTTTACTCATTACAATGTGATTAAGGTTTTTTtaaacatgaaattttttttgtaaagtttGGAGCTTGAGTGTGCTGATCTGTGAAATTTTTGGGGGAATTCTATTTAAACACAACCAACCCcaccccccccctcccccaccCAAAGGCTGAGTGGGGGTGTAGAGAGCATTTGGGTGGGTTTCAATAGAAACTCACCTTGCAGTATGAATTATGATGGGGTTGTAAATTATGAGTTGTTGCAGTTCATAGTATTGTCTGGGTCATTATTATTGAAAAGTTCTGGGTAATTCCATTATATTTTACTAATTTAAGTGGAATTGCTTATCGTAGGTATCTCGAAAAACTTTTGTGGAAGTTGGATAAAATCACAGAAGGGTTTAATGCTGTTATTACATTGTGTTCTGCACAGCTGAATTTGAAACTTTTCAATTTAAGCTGTGATGGAATAGGAGAATTTCTGCGTTTGGGaagtttgagattgtttttcGCTTGTAATAAATAATGATTGGGAGGAAGAACATGGGACGAGCTTCACCATTACTTCTCGTTCTTTTGACTCTTGGGTTTTCCTTTGCTACTTATAATTTGTTAACTATGATAATTCATCATAGATCGGTTGGGAAGAGGGTAGGTGATAATACGAATAGTGGGTTACTGTCTGACCCGATTGTTGAGATGCCGGAGAATGTGAAGAAGTTCAAGAATACCAAGGCACCATTCCATGTTGCCTTAACAGCCACCGATGCCCCTTATAGCAAATGGCAGTGTCGCATTATGTACTATTGgtataagaagaagaaggactTGCCTGGATCAGATATGGGAGGATTTACTCGAATTTTGCATTCAGGAAATCCTGACAATTTGATGGATGAGATTCCAACTTTGGTAGTTGATCCTCTTCCTGCAGGCCTTGATCGGGTTAGGCTTCTAGCACTGTCATTTAGTTGTTATTATATTTGTATTGTCTTTGTGTATTTCATTCATCCTTTCTTTACTAACTTTTAGTTGGGACGTCTTATTTTCACGTCAAGTAGTACCTTCGATATACCAATTGGATGTGATTGTTTCTatttgcatcattttatgttttaatCTAAAGTCAAAATAAGGGGTTTTGGCAATATTAGTAATGTGTTGGGAGTTATACGAAAGTTTACTGAAAATAAAAGAGAATAAAGGAAAAGAgtcataaacaaaaagaaagtaaagaaaaagcaAAGGAAGATGCCATTTTTTTGTGCTGAAGCTAAGAATGGTTTTGAGTGGATGAGAAGCAATGCATCTTGGTGAAGAATAAAGTTTGTTGAATTTCAGGGTCCATGCTGATCCACTGTATCACCATTCTCAATGATTTTCTGCTCATTGGATGACACCTGATAGTTGTAAATCCAAGTTTTGAATCTAATGATTAGATCCTTTGTGTAGAGTTACTGATATTTTTTTTGCTCTTATGCAATATTTTAAGAAAAgtcattttttaactttttggaTCTTTTCTTACTTTTTGAGTTTAACTTTTAAGTTGATTCATGTGTAAAGCTTAGACCTTGCACGGCAGTAGCTGAAGATTATTTTTCAATAACCTTTATATGAACAATAAAGAAGTTTGAGTAATTAATGTCGTTCTGATAATTTAAAGTATATGTTTTTTATCTATCTTTGTTTCCTTAGCGTGATTGCAAATTTTGTACACAGGGATATATTGTCTTAAATAGACCATGGGCTTTTGTGCAATGGCTGGAAAAGGCTACAATTGAGGAAGAGTGAGCTTCTGCATATTTGATGACCTtgagttttcttattttttgtgttttttacttGAGGTCAAATGCTTTGAATTCTGTTGTTGCAGATATATTTTGATGGCGGAGCCCGATCACATTTTTATAAATCCTCTTCCTAATTTGGCACATGGAGGATATCCAGCTGCCTACCCATTTTTCTACATTAAACCTTCTCAGAATGAGAAGATCATAAGAAAGTTTTATCCTGAGGAGAATGGTCCGGTCACAAATATTGATCCAATTGGAAATTCTCCTGTAATTATTAAGAAGGTAATAGCTTATGGTAAATATTTCCTTCGCTTTGTCTAGCATTTGTGATGGTCCTTCTTATGTCCAGAAAAGTCATCGTGCATTCCTC encodes the following:
- the LOC126613828 gene encoding hydroxyproline O-arabinosyltransferase RDN2-like; the protein is MIGRKNMGRASPLLLVLLTLGFSFATYNLLTMIIHHRSVGKRVGDNTNSGLLSDPIVEMPENVKKFKNTKAPFHVALTATDAPYSKWQCRIMYYWYKKKKDLPGSDMGGFTRILHSGNPDNLMDEIPTLVVDPLPAGLDRGYIVLNRPWAFVQWLEKATIEEEYILMAEPDHIFINPLPNLAHGGYPAAYPFFYIKPSQNEKIIRKFYPEENGPVTNIDPIGNSPVIIKKDLLEKIAPTWMNVSLRMKEDTETDKAFGWVLEMYAYAVASALHGVQHVLRKDFMLQPPWDLELRKKFIIHYTYGCDYNLKGELTYGKIGEWRFDKRSYLRGPPPRNLPLPPPGVPESVVTLVKMVNEATASIPNWDTQ